The following proteins are co-located in the Gordonia polyisoprenivorans genome:
- a CDS encoding anti-sigma factor gives MSDDELLAMAPLMGLDALSPAELDSVRRRRAQADDAVRAEFDALVAATRETMASVSASTAMTPPAELRARLLAAATAEARDTARPTTAGVREIRPRSTDDVARSDAPGAGASGGAATVPDGTRTGRRIAYLAAAAVVAVAVGAIGWAIGSGLSSKTTTEQPTAAKVFSAKDVRTSSGSVATGRASVTYSERADAAVLVMNDVPPPQPGTVYQMWLLGPQGTTLAGTMTDKDIAPSTTAVIPHIGDATALGFSVEPAAGATSPGSIVAELPLR, from the coding sequence ATGTCTGACGACGAGTTGCTCGCGATGGCGCCGCTGATGGGACTCGATGCCCTGTCGCCGGCAGAACTGGACTCGGTCCGACGCCGGCGTGCGCAGGCCGACGACGCGGTGCGCGCGGAGTTCGACGCGCTCGTGGCCGCGACCCGGGAGACGATGGCCTCGGTCAGCGCGTCGACCGCCATGACCCCGCCCGCCGAGCTGCGTGCCCGGCTGTTGGCTGCGGCCACGGCCGAGGCCCGCGACACCGCTCGCCCGACCACCGCCGGGGTCCGCGAGATCCGCCCGCGATCGACCGACGACGTCGCACGCTCGGATGCCCCGGGGGCCGGGGCGTCGGGCGGTGCCGCGACAGTTCCCGACGGCACCCGGACCGGACGTCGGATCGCCTATCTCGCTGCTGCCGCGGTGGTCGCCGTCGCGGTCGGAGCCATCGGATGGGCGATCGGCAGTGGACTGTCGAGCAAGACCACCACCGAACAGCCCACCGCAGCCAAGGTGTTCAGCGCCAAGGACGTTCGGACGAGCTCCGGGTCGGTGGCCACCGGTCGGGCGTCGGTGACCTACTCCGAGCGCGCCGACGCAGCGGTCCTCGTGATGAACGATGTGCCGCCGCCCCAGCCCGGCACCGTCTACCAGATGTGGCTGCTCGGCCCGCAGGGCACCACCTTGGCCGGCACGATGACCGACAAGGACATCGCGCCGTCGACGACTGCGGTCATCCCCCATATCGGCGACGCGACGGCGTTGGGCTTCAGCGTCGAACCCGCCGCCGGCGCAACGTCTCCCGGTTCGATCGTCGCCGAGCTCCCGCTGCGCTGA
- the sigK gene encoding ECF RNA polymerase sigma factor SigK, whose product MTATDGREDAALPDLLARIADGDSAAFAEFYDRTGDRVYGMVLRVLRDPGYSEETTQEVFLQVWRSADKFDPAAGSALSWLITLAHRRAVDRVRSEVAGDRRETTYSQATASIAFDQVADAVEVREARERVINCLGSLTDIQRESVSLAYYRGLTYREVAEQLSVALPTIKSRIRDGLARLRECLGDRDV is encoded by the coding sequence GTGACGGCAACCGACGGCCGCGAGGATGCGGCACTGCCGGATCTGCTGGCGCGGATCGCCGACGGCGACTCGGCGGCCTTCGCCGAGTTCTATGACCGGACCGGGGATCGCGTGTACGGCATGGTTCTTCGCGTTCTGCGCGATCCGGGATACAGCGAGGAGACCACGCAGGAGGTGTTCCTGCAGGTGTGGCGGTCGGCCGACAAGTTCGATCCGGCGGCCGGGTCGGCGTTGAGCTGGCTGATCACCCTGGCGCACCGACGCGCGGTCGATCGGGTGCGCTCCGAGGTCGCCGGCGATCGGCGGGAGACCACCTACAGCCAGGCCACGGCGTCGATCGCCTTCGATCAGGTCGCCGACGCCGTTGAGGTCCGTGAGGCACGTGAACGTGTCATCAACTGCCTGGGCAGTCTCACCGACATCCAGCGCGAGTCGGTGTCGCTGGCGTATTACCGCGGGCTGACGTACCGGGAGGTCGCCGAGCAGCTCTCGGTCGCCCTACCGACGATCAAGTCGCGCATCCGGGACGGTTTGGCGCGTCTGCGGGAATGCCTGGGGGATCGGGATGTCTGA